Proteins encoded together in one Chitinophaga lutea window:
- a CDS encoding Rossmann-fold NAD(P)-binding domain-containing protein, with amino-acid sequence MLNQLKYFKSSAVIIEDDVLHRAGLDAAGRAGTSFMRSDYETTQKDEPFTGTEVSGRRVAAGITNVILYKEVGKAPASRSLFRGR; translated from the coding sequence ATGCTGAATCAGTTAAAATATTTTAAGTCCTCAGCCGTCATCATCGAAGACGACGTGCTGCATCGTGCCGGCCTGGATGCCGCAGGAAGGGCCGGGACTTCGTTTATGCGATCCGACTATGAAACCACCCAAAAGGACGAGCCTTTCACGGGTACCGAGGTGTCGGGGAGGAGAGTGGCTGCCGGTATTACGAATGTGATACTGTATAAAGAGGTCGGAAAAGCGCCGGCGTCCAGAAGCCTGTTCCGGGGGAGATAA
- a CDS encoding DUF4256 domain-containing protein, with translation MKNAKKELSAKQREDLLKALKTRFEKNMQRHKGIEWAKVQAKLESHPAKLWSLYQMEETEGEPDVVGFDKKAGEYIFYDCSPETPKGRRNVCYDKAALDARKEHKPHDSALEIADAMGIDVLTEEQYRELQQLGNFDAKTSSWIITPPAIRKLGGALFGDYRYGHVFVYHNGASSYYSSRAFRGSLRV, from the coding sequence ATGAAAAACGCAAAAAAGGAACTATCCGCCAAACAGCGCGAAGACCTCCTCAAAGCACTGAAAACCCGCTTTGAGAAAAACATGCAACGCCATAAAGGCATTGAATGGGCCAAAGTACAGGCCAAACTGGAATCCCATCCCGCCAAACTATGGTCGCTTTACCAGATGGAAGAGACCGAAGGTGAGCCGGATGTGGTGGGATTCGATAAAAAAGCAGGCGAATACATCTTTTACGATTGTTCGCCCGAAACCCCCAAAGGCCGCCGGAACGTATGTTACGACAAAGCGGCGCTCGACGCGCGGAAAGAACACAAGCCGCACGACAGCGCCCTGGAAATAGCGGATGCCATGGGTATCGATGTGTTGACGGAGGAACAATACCGTGAGTTGCAGCAACTGGGGAATTTCGATGCAAAAACGTCGAGCTGGATCATTACGCCGCCTGCCATCCGGAAACTTGGCGGGGCCCTCTTCGGCGATTACCGGTACGGCCACGTATTCGTGTACCACAACGGCGCATCGTCGTATTATTCTTCCAGGGCGTTCCGCGGCTCGCTGCGGGTCTGA
- a CDS encoding DUF6691 family protein, giving the protein MQTTIQPVKQVPGNADFEVRSLDTICINESVQRHPWWYNFKYLAVGIVFGVVFIKAEIISWFRIQEMFRLQSFHMYGVIGTAVLVGMISVWLIRRFNIKTIHGEEITFHPKKFNRGQVYGGLLFGAGWALTGACPGPLFAQIGTGALVVGVVLLSAVAGTWMYGYFREKLPH; this is encoded by the coding sequence ATGCAAACTACAATACAACCTGTCAAACAAGTACCCGGCAATGCTGACTTTGAAGTGCGTTCGCTGGATACTATCTGCATTAATGAATCAGTGCAACGGCATCCCTGGTGGTACAATTTCAAATATCTGGCAGTGGGCATCGTTTTCGGCGTGGTATTCATAAAAGCGGAAATCATCAGCTGGTTCCGAATACAGGAAATGTTCCGGCTGCAGAGTTTTCATATGTATGGGGTCATCGGAACGGCAGTTTTGGTAGGCATGATCTCCGTGTGGCTCATCAGGCGGTTTAATATCAAAACCATCCACGGCGAAGAAATCACTTTCCATCCGAAAAAATTCAACAGGGGCCAGGTATATGGCGGGCTGCTTTTTGGCGCAGGCTGGGCGCTTACAGGCGCCTGTCCCGGACCGTTATTTGCACAGATAGGCACGGGAGCGTTGGTGGTGGGGGTGGTGCTCCTGAGCGCGGTGGCGGGTACCTGGATGTACGGCTATTTCCGCGAGAAATTACCGCACTAG
- a CDS encoding YeeE/YedE family protein, producing the protein MLQILQQPWPWYVAGALIGLIVPALLLLGNKHFGISANLRHACAACFPAGIKFFRYDWKKEMWNFFFVGGILAGAVITALLLPNPDPVVVNPALAKELAGYGITSQGSLLPAELFSWSGLFSLRGSILLVGGGFLVGFGSRYAGGCTSGHAIMGLSNLQWPSLVATVMFMAGGFITANLLLPLILHL; encoded by the coding sequence ATGCTTCAGATATTGCAACAACCCTGGCCATGGTATGTGGCAGGGGCCCTGATCGGGCTCATTGTGCCGGCGCTTTTATTGCTGGGCAACAAACATTTCGGCATATCGGCGAACCTGCGGCATGCCTGTGCGGCCTGCTTTCCAGCCGGAATCAAGTTTTTCCGTTACGACTGGAAAAAAGAAATGTGGAATTTCTTTTTTGTGGGCGGCATATTGGCGGGGGCTGTTATAACCGCACTGCTATTGCCAAACCCTGACCCGGTGGTCGTGAATCCGGCACTGGCCAAAGAACTGGCCGGGTATGGCATTACCAGTCAGGGTTCCCTGTTGCCTGCAGAATTGTTTTCGTGGAGTGGCCTTTTTTCGCTGCGCGGATCGATCTTGCTGGTGGGTGGCGGATTTCTGGTAGGTTTTGGCTCAAGATATGCGGGAGGTTGTACTTCAGGGCATGCCATTATGGGCCTTAGTAATCTGCAATGGCCCTCCCTGGTCGCGACCGTCATGTTCATGGCAGGTGGCTTCATTACGGCCAATCTCCTTCTTCCGCTTATTCTTCATTTGTAA
- a CDS encoding MBL fold metallo-hydrolase, with product MYFQHIYDKSLAQGSYFIGCQKAGVAAVIDPKRDVDTYLEIAQQQKMKITHILETHIHADFLSGSRELAALTGAGMYLSDEGGPDWQYEFDHIGLRDGSRIRVGNLELAVLHTPGHTPESISFLLTDLPASDAPVMLFTGDFVFVGDIGRPDLLEKAAGLTGTQEPGARQQFGSLKKFSALPGFVQVWPGHGAGSACGKALGAVPSTTTGYELVRNWAFRFEQDETGFVEYLLADQPEPPAYFAMMKKLNKVNRPLLTEVPILQELDAAALKEALEKGYKLIDTRDKAAFAAGHIPGSINIQGNNSFNTWAGWFLDYTTPFILLAEPAQLDDLTRKLMRIGLDNIHGYIPSVKAWETTGGALNKVPVISLDEFKTLYRNNGIQVVDLRGATEYRAGHISGADHVFLGTMLNNLDEISRDKTVVIHCQGGDRATIGYSLLARNGYTNVLNFSGGMNLWQQGGNPVVHQ from the coding sequence ATGTATTTTCAGCACATTTATGATAAGAGCCTGGCACAGGGCAGTTATTTTATCGGTTGCCAGAAAGCGGGTGTAGCCGCTGTGATCGATCCCAAAAGGGACGTGGACACTTACCTCGAGATTGCGCAGCAGCAGAAGATGAAAATCACCCATATTCTGGAGACCCATATTCATGCCGACTTCCTCTCGGGATCGCGCGAATTGGCAGCCCTCACTGGCGCAGGCATGTATCTTTCTGACGAAGGCGGACCGGACTGGCAATACGAATTTGACCACATCGGTCTTAGGGATGGCAGCCGCATCCGGGTGGGGAATCTCGAACTGGCCGTACTGCACACACCGGGTCATACACCCGAAAGCATCAGCTTTTTGCTGACGGACCTGCCGGCAAGCGACGCTCCTGTGATGCTCTTTACCGGGGACTTTGTATTTGTAGGTGATATCGGACGGCCCGACCTGCTGGAAAAAGCAGCCGGATTAACAGGTACGCAGGAACCAGGCGCCCGGCAGCAATTTGGCTCGCTTAAAAAATTCAGCGCCCTGCCCGGCTTCGTGCAGGTATGGCCCGGCCATGGCGCCGGTTCCGCCTGTGGGAAAGCATTGGGCGCCGTGCCTTCCACAACAACGGGGTATGAACTGGTGAGAAACTGGGCGTTTCGTTTCGAGCAGGATGAAACAGGATTCGTGGAATACCTGCTGGCAGATCAGCCGGAACCGCCGGCATATTTCGCCATGATGAAGAAACTCAACAAAGTGAACAGGCCATTGCTGACCGAAGTGCCCATTCTTCAGGAATTGGATGCCGCAGCACTGAAAGAGGCGCTCGAAAAAGGGTACAAACTGATCGATACACGCGATAAAGCGGCCTTTGCAGCGGGCCACATTCCGGGGAGCATCAATATCCAGGGGAATAATTCTTTCAACACCTGGGCCGGCTGGTTCCTCGACTATACCACTCCTTTCATTTTACTGGCGGAGCCTGCACAGTTGGACGACCTTACCCGCAAACTGATGCGGATAGGGCTCGACAACATCCATGGCTATATCCCGTCTGTAAAAGCATGGGAAACAACAGGCGGTGCACTGAACAAGGTGCCGGTCATTTCCCTGGATGAATTCAAAACCCTTTACCGGAACAACGGGATCCAGGTGGTGGACCTGCGGGGTGCTACCGAATACCGGGCCGGGCATATCAGCGGCGCAGATCATGTATTTCTGGGAACCATGCTCAATAATCTCGACGAGATCAGCCGGGACAAGACGGTTGTGATCCACTGCCAGGGAGGTGACCGTGCCACCATCGGTTACTCATTGCTTGCCCGGAACGGCTATACGAATGTGCTGAATTTTTCAGGCGGGATGAACCTTTGGCAGCAGGGGGGCAATCCCGTCGTTCATCAATAA
- a CDS encoding Crp/Fnr family transcriptional regulator — protein sequence MQEHYSLRQLFPGLEEGLYEEMTQHGDIRTIPAGTHMLRKGQAIRSTMLILEGIVKLYQEDEEGNEFFMYDIEPGEACAVSMVCTYRQENSQVLAKAMTDVTVLTIPLQYMDEWLGRYKSWHYFVIRTWRARYEELLNTINAIAFRNMDERLEFYITGQVKKMGRHIKLTHQEIATDLNSSREVISRLMKKMEKNGWVIIHRNSFEWIKP from the coding sequence ATGCAAGAACATTATTCCCTCCGCCAGTTGTTCCCCGGGCTCGAAGAAGGGCTGTACGAAGAAATGACGCAGCACGGCGACATCCGGACCATTCCGGCGGGCACCCATATGCTGCGTAAAGGCCAGGCCATCAGGTCTACCATGCTGATACTGGAAGGCATTGTTAAGCTCTACCAGGAAGATGAGGAAGGCAACGAGTTTTTTATGTACGACATAGAGCCCGGAGAAGCCTGCGCAGTTTCGATGGTTTGCACGTACCGGCAGGAGAACAGTCAGGTGCTGGCTAAAGCAATGACCGATGTGACGGTCCTGACCATCCCGCTTCAATACATGGATGAATGGCTGGGCAGGTATAAAAGCTGGCATTACTTTGTGATCAGGACCTGGCGCGCCCGTTACGAAGAATTGCTGAATACGATCAATGCAATTGCGTTCAGGAATATGGACGAACGTCTGGAGTTTTATATTACCGGGCAGGTGAAAAAAATGGGGCGGCATATCAAATTGACGCACCAGGAAATCGCCACAGACCTCAATTCCTCGCGGGAGGTCATCAGCCGGCTGATGAAAAAGATGGAAAAAAACGGCTGGGTGATTATTCACCGGAATTCATTCGAATGGATAAAGCCCTGA
- a CDS encoding sulfite exporter TauE/SafE family protein: protein MHLLGYIASLLIGISLGLIGGGGSILTMPVMVYLFGISPVTATAYSLFVVGSTSLVGAAQQHKQGTVNIRMALLFAATSAGIVFLTRKWLVPAIPEHIATIRGFEVTENWLTMVLFALLMLVSAVFMMRHRPVSPTQTATRGFSRGKMLLFGAGTGLVTGVLGAGGGFLLIPALVLILHLPMKEAVGTSLLVIALNSLIGFAGNLHDTGIDWQLLLIVTSLAIAGIVLGGYLTRKIPGGKLKKVFSWFVLAMGCYILVRELSNAL, encoded by the coding sequence ATGCACCTGTTGGGTTATATCGCTTCCTTATTGATCGGGATTTCGCTAGGGTTAATTGGCGGGGGCGGATCCATTCTCACTATGCCGGTGATGGTTTACCTGTTTGGCATTTCGCCGGTGACGGCTACTGCTTATTCATTGTTCGTGGTGGGTTCTACCAGCCTCGTCGGCGCAGCGCAGCAACACAAACAGGGAACAGTCAATATCAGGATGGCCCTGTTGTTCGCCGCAACTTCGGCAGGCATTGTTTTTCTAACCCGCAAATGGCTGGTCCCTGCCATACCGGAGCACATTGCAACTATCCGCGGGTTTGAGGTTACGGAAAACTGGCTCACGATGGTGTTGTTCGCCTTGCTGATGCTCGTCTCCGCAGTTTTTATGATGCGCCACCGGCCGGTTTCTCCAACACAAACAGCCACGCGCGGGTTCAGTCGTGGTAAAATGCTTCTCTTTGGCGCGGGTACCGGCCTGGTAACCGGTGTATTGGGCGCCGGAGGCGGTTTTCTCCTTATTCCCGCGCTCGTACTGATATTACATCTTCCCATGAAAGAGGCCGTAGGCACTTCCCTGCTGGTGATTGCACTGAACTCTCTCATTGGTTTTGCCGGTAATCTCCACGATACGGGAATAGACTGGCAGCTCCTGCTGATCGTCACTTCACTGGCCATTGCAGGTATTGTGCTGGGAGGTTATCTGACCCGTAAGATACCCGGGGGCAAACTGAAGAAGGTATTCAGTTGGTTTGTACTGGCGATGGGCTGCTATATCCTCGTCAGGGAACTCTCGAACGCGCTGTGA
- a CDS encoding NAD(P)-dependent oxidoreductase, with protein MDAGKRTRIKLSLCEEIFPYCYAFGVAVTLCSKRKRTMKNTQQQRILTIGLGAMGAVLARLLTEKGEKVTVWNRSEAKAKPLTAIGATYTADIAKAVAENDIILICLLDYVATEQVLAGVSLEGKTIVQLSTGTPQDARLMAAAFSARGAWYLDGAILATPSQMGTEQTPIFLSGSPQAWAGAEAALRILGGTLIYLGEAPGAASAWDIAALSSMFGMMIGFLNGARIIESEGMRVTDLGTMIRDIAPVLGQMIKDTGDDIEQKKYDSPQSSLDICAGTFDLIVRLSAENKLDDGFATFAQRLFRKGLDAGYGQERISALMKTLR; from the coding sequence ATGGATGCCGGTAAACGGACAAGGATAAAATTATCCCTATGCGAAGAAATTTTCCCTTATTGTTATGCGTTCGGGGTTGCCGTTACTTTGTGCAGCAAAAGAAAACGAACGATGAAAAATACACAGCAACAAAGAATCCTCACAATTGGACTGGGGGCCATGGGTGCAGTACTGGCCCGGTTATTAACGGAAAAAGGTGAGAAAGTGACGGTGTGGAACCGCTCCGAAGCGAAAGCCAAACCGCTTACAGCCATCGGCGCCACCTACACTGCGGATATTGCCAAAGCAGTAGCGGAGAACGATATCATCCTGATATGTTTGCTGGACTATGTGGCCACAGAACAAGTGCTGGCAGGCGTTTCCCTGGAAGGAAAAACCATCGTGCAACTGAGTACGGGCACCCCCCAGGACGCGCGTCTGATGGCCGCTGCTTTTAGCGCCCGGGGAGCCTGGTATCTCGATGGCGCCATCCTGGCCACCCCCTCGCAGATGGGCACCGAACAAACGCCCATTTTCCTTTCCGGCAGCCCACAAGCCTGGGCCGGTGCGGAAGCGGCGCTGCGCATCCTTGGCGGTACCCTCATTTACCTCGGCGAAGCTCCGGGTGCTGCCTCGGCATGGGACATCGCCGCGCTCTCCAGTATGTTCGGCATGATGATCGGATTCCTCAACGGCGCCCGCATCATTGAGTCGGAAGGCATGCGGGTGACGGATCTCGGCACAATGATCCGCGACATTGCGCCCGTATTGGGACAAATGATCAAAGACACGGGTGACGACATCGAGCAGAAAAAGTACGACAGCCCTCAAAGCTCGCTCGACATCTGTGCCGGAACCTTCGACCTGATTGTGCGCCTCTCCGCGGAAAACAAACTGGACGATGGTTTCGCAACCTTCGCCCAGCGGCTTTTCCGCAAAGGGCTGGATGCCGGTTACGGACAGGAAAGGATTTCAGCACTCATGAAGACGCTCCGGTAA